From Camelus dromedarius isolate mCamDro1 chromosome 2, mCamDro1.pat, whole genome shotgun sequence, one genomic window encodes:
- the CD200 gene encoding OX-2 membrane glycoprotein isoform X2 yields MERLVFRRLFCHLFSCKLIWFLSALILCEAQVVTQDVREPLNTPASLSCSLQNPQEVLIVTWQKIKAVSPENMITFSENHGVVVQPAYKDKINITQLGLMNSTITFWNTTLEDEGCYKCLFNTFGSGKISGVACLTLSVQPKVFLHYKFSEDHLNITCSANARPAPVISWKVSGSGIENSTEILSHPNGTTSVTSILQVKDPKSQVGKEVICQVLYLGTVTNYRETVNKGFWFSVPLLLSIVSLVILLVLISILLYWKRRRNQDREP; encoded by the exons GTGTTCAGGAGGCTCTTCTGTCATCTGTTCTCCTGCAAACTGATCTGGTTCTTGTCAGCTCTGATACTATGCGAGGCACAAG TGGTGACCCAGGATGTAAGAGAGCCGCTGAACACACCTGCCTCTTTAAGCTGCTCTCTGCAAAATCCCCAAGAAGTCTTGATTGTGACATGGCAAAAAATCAAGGCTGTAAGCCCGGAAAACATGATCACCTTCAGCGAGAACCATGGGGTTGTAGTCCAGCCTGCCTATAAGGACAAGATAAACATCACCCAACTGGGACTCATGAACTCAACCATTACCTTCTGGAATACCACCTTGGAGGATGAGGGGTGTTACAAGTGCCTCTTCAATACCTTTGGTTCTGGGAAGATCTCAGGAGTAGCCTGCCTCACCCTCTCTG tACAGCCCAAAGTTTTCCTTCACTACAAATTCTCTGAAGACCACCTAAATATCACTTGCTCTGCCAATGCTCGCCCAGCCCCTGTGATCTCCTGGAAGGTCTCTGGGTCGGGGATTGAGAACAGTACTGAGATTCTCTCACACCCCAATGGGACAACATCTGTCACCAGCATCCTCCAGGTCAAAGACCCCAAGAGtcaggtggggaaggaggtgatCTGCCAGGTGCTGTACCTGGGGACTGTGACCAACTACAGGGAAACGGTGAACAAAG GCTTTTGGTTTTCAGTTCCACTGTTGTTAAGTATTGTTTCCCTGGTAATTCTTCTGGTCTTAATCTCAATCCTACTGTACTGGAAACGCCGTCGGAACCAAGACCGAG AGCCCTAG
- the CD200 gene encoding OX-2 membrane glycoprotein isoform X1 — protein sequence MERLVFRRLFCHLFSCKLIWFLSALILCEAQVVTQDVREPLNTPASLSCSLQNPQEVLIVTWQKIKAVSPENMITFSENHGVVVQPAYKDKINITQLGLMNSTITFWNTTLEDEGCYKCLFNTFGSGKISGVACLTLSVQPKVFLHYKFSEDHLNITCSANARPAPVISWKVSGSGIENSTEILSHPNGTTSVTSILQVKDPKSQVGKEVICQVLYLGTVTNYRETVNKGKREWAEMAVVTSADTRVEGAECSAEPLSLLAKELIRDRMGLLVFSSTVVKYCFPGNSSGLNLNPTVLETPSEPRPRALEESTEP from the exons GTGTTCAGGAGGCTCTTCTGTCATCTGTTCTCCTGCAAACTGATCTGGTTCTTGTCAGCTCTGATACTATGCGAGGCACAAG TGGTGACCCAGGATGTAAGAGAGCCGCTGAACACACCTGCCTCTTTAAGCTGCTCTCTGCAAAATCCCCAAGAAGTCTTGATTGTGACATGGCAAAAAATCAAGGCTGTAAGCCCGGAAAACATGATCACCTTCAGCGAGAACCATGGGGTTGTAGTCCAGCCTGCCTATAAGGACAAGATAAACATCACCCAACTGGGACTCATGAACTCAACCATTACCTTCTGGAATACCACCTTGGAGGATGAGGGGTGTTACAAGTGCCTCTTCAATACCTTTGGTTCTGGGAAGATCTCAGGAGTAGCCTGCCTCACCCTCTCTG tACAGCCCAAAGTTTTCCTTCACTACAAATTCTCTGAAGACCACCTAAATATCACTTGCTCTGCCAATGCTCGCCCAGCCCCTGTGATCTCCTGGAAGGTCTCTGGGTCGGGGATTGAGAACAGTACTGAGATTCTCTCACACCCCAATGGGACAACATCTGTCACCAGCATCCTCCAGGTCAAAGACCCCAAGAGtcaggtggggaaggaggtgatCTGCCAGGTGCTGTACCTGGGGACTGTGACCAACTACAGGGAAACGGTGAACAAAGGTAAGAGAGAGTGGGCCGAGATGGCGGTGGTCACATCTGCAGACACACGCGTGGAAGGCGCTGAATGCTCTGCAGAGCCTCTCAGCCTCTTAGCAAAGGAGCTGATAAGAGACAGAATGGG GCTTTTGGTTTTCAGTTCCACTGTTGTTAAGTATTGTTTCCCTGGTAATTCTTCTGGTCTTAATCTCAATCCTACTGTACTGGAAACGCCGTCGGAACCAAGACCGAG AGCCCTAGAGGAGTCAACAGAACCCTGA
- the CD200 gene encoding OX-2 membrane glycoprotein isoform X3 — translation MITFSENHGVVVQPAYKDKINITQLGLMNSTITFWNTTLEDEGCYKCLFNTFGSGKISGVACLTLSVQPKVFLHYKFSEDHLNITCSANARPAPVISWKVSGSGIENSTEILSHPNGTTSVTSILQVKDPKSQVGKEVICQVLYLGTVTNYRETVNKGKREWAEMAVVTSADTRVEGAECSAEPLSLLAKELIRDRMGLLVFSSTVVKYCFPGNSSGLNLNPTVLETPSEPRPRALEESTEP, via the exons ATGATCACCTTCAGCGAGAACCATGGGGTTGTAGTCCAGCCTGCCTATAAGGACAAGATAAACATCACCCAACTGGGACTCATGAACTCAACCATTACCTTCTGGAATACCACCTTGGAGGATGAGGGGTGTTACAAGTGCCTCTTCAATACCTTTGGTTCTGGGAAGATCTCAGGAGTAGCCTGCCTCACCCTCTCTG tACAGCCCAAAGTTTTCCTTCACTACAAATTCTCTGAAGACCACCTAAATATCACTTGCTCTGCCAATGCTCGCCCAGCCCCTGTGATCTCCTGGAAGGTCTCTGGGTCGGGGATTGAGAACAGTACTGAGATTCTCTCACACCCCAATGGGACAACATCTGTCACCAGCATCCTCCAGGTCAAAGACCCCAAGAGtcaggtggggaaggaggtgatCTGCCAGGTGCTGTACCTGGGGACTGTGACCAACTACAGGGAAACGGTGAACAAAGGTAAGAGAGAGTGGGCCGAGATGGCGGTGGTCACATCTGCAGACACACGCGTGGAAGGCGCTGAATGCTCTGCAGAGCCTCTCAGCCTCTTAGCAAAGGAGCTGATAAGAGACAGAATGGG GCTTTTGGTTTTCAGTTCCACTGTTGTTAAGTATTGTTTCCCTGGTAATTCTTCTGGTCTTAATCTCAATCCTACTGTACTGGAAACGCCGTCGGAACCAAGACCGAG AGCCCTAGAGGAGTCAACAGAACCCTGA